Proteins from one Triticum aestivum cultivar Chinese Spring chromosome 7A, IWGSC CS RefSeq v2.1, whole genome shotgun sequence genomic window:
- the LOC123152722 gene encoding cytochrome c1-2, heme protein, mitochondrial — protein sequence MAAGRGINQLLRKTLQSQSSGSSLLSSFRGKHEESSAGLRALALLGVGASGLLSFGTIASADEAEHGLAAAEYPWPHAGILSSYDHASIRRGHQVYQQVCASCHSMSLISYRDLVGVAYTEEETKAMAAEIEVVDGPNDEGEMFTRPGKLSDRFPQPYPNEQAARFANGGAYPPDLSLITKARHDGQNYVFALLTGYHDPPAGVQIREGLHYNPYFPGGAIAMPKMLMDGAIEYEDGTPATEAQMGKDVVSFLSWAAEPEMEERKLMGVKWIFLLSLALLQAAYYRRMRWSVLKSRKLVLDVVN from the exons ATGGCTGCCGGCAGGGGCATTAACCAGCTTCTGAGGAAAACTCTTCAGAGCCAGTCTTCT GGCTCATCTCTGCTTTCTTCATTTCGGGGAAAGCATGAAGAGTCCTCTGCTGGACTGAGAGCATTGGCTCTTCTTGGAGTTGGTGCTTCTGGTCTTTTAAGTTTTGGTACGATAGCATCTGCAGATGAAGCTGAGCATGGTTTGGCAGCTGCAGAGTACCCCTGGCCGCATGCTGGCATCCTTAGCTCGTATGATCACGCATC AATCCGCCGTGGACATCAAGTTTACCAGCAAGTGTGTGCATCTTGTCACTCCATGTCATTGATTTCATACCGTGATTTGGTTGGGGTGGCCTATACTGAGGAGGAAACTAAGGCAATGGCTGCTGAAATTGAAGTGGTTGATGGTCCTAATGATGAGGGTGAAATGTTCACACGTCCTGGCAAGCTGAGTGATCGCTTCCCGCAGCCTTATCCAAATGAACAAGCAGCCCGATTTGCAAATGGTGGGGCATATCCCCCAGATCTCAGCCTTATCACGAAG GCAAGGCACGATGGCCAGAACTACGTGTTTGCTCTTCTTACTGGTTACCATGACCCACCTGCTGGTGTTCAG ATTCGTGAGGGTCTGCATTACAATCCCTACTTCCCTGGTGGTGCCATAGCCATGCCTAAGATGCTTATGGATGGGGCTATTGAGTATGAAGATGGTACTCCTGCAACTGAAGCCCAG ATGGGCAAGGATGTTGTGTCATTCTTGTCGTGGGCTGCTGAGCCTGAAATGGAAGAGAGGAAACTG aTGGGTGTCAAATGGATCTTCCTACTGTCACTTGCTCTTCTCCAAGCCGCATACTACCGTCGCATGAGGTGGTCCGTCCTCAAGTCCCGCAAGCTGGTCCTGGACGTCGTCAACTGA